Proteins from a genomic interval of Nocardia sp. BMG51109:
- the ctaD gene encoding cytochrome c oxidase subunit I: MTTAPSRGAAEIEAVRPYPRRIAPKGSYIWNIVTTTDPKLLGVMYIVTSVAFFLVGGLMALLMRTELARPGLQFLSGEQFNQLFTMHGTIMLLFYATPIVFGFANCVLPLQIGSPDVAFPRLNALSYWLYLFGATMATAGFLTPGGAADFGWTAYVPLSVAEHAPTVGGDLWIMGVAVSGLGTILGGVNMVTTVVCLRCPGMTMFRMPIFTWNILVTSILVLLAFPILTAALMALLLDRHLGAHIYDPANGGAILYQHLFWFFGHPEVYIVALPFFGIITEIIPVFSRKPVFGYTTLVYATLSIAALSMAVWAHHMFATGAVLLPFFSLMTFLIAVPTGVKFFNWIGTMWKGQLTFETPMLWALGFITTFLFGGLSGVILASPPLDFHVSDSYFVVAHFHYVLFGTIVFATFGGIYFWFPKMTGRFLDERLGRIHFWSTFFGFHLTFLVQHWLGAEGMPRRYADYLPTDGFTTLNVISTVGSFVLGFSMVTFAWNVFKSYRYGEVVTADDPWGHGNSLEWATTCPPPRHNFFELPRIRSERPAFELHYPHMVERMRAEASAGWGRREAAPVSEAAESTH, encoded by the coding sequence GTGACCACAGCACCGTCTCGCGGCGCCGCCGAGATCGAAGCCGTCAGGCCCTATCCCCGGCGGATCGCCCCGAAGGGTTCCTATATCTGGAACATCGTCACCACCACCGACCCCAAGTTGCTCGGGGTCATGTACATCGTCACCTCGGTGGCGTTCTTCCTCGTCGGCGGGCTGATGGCGCTGTTGATGCGCACCGAGCTGGCGCGGCCGGGACTGCAATTCCTGTCGGGTGAACAGTTCAACCAACTGTTCACCATGCACGGCACCATCATGCTGCTGTTCTACGCGACCCCGATCGTATTCGGCTTCGCGAATTGCGTACTGCCACTACAGATCGGCTCGCCGGACGTGGCGTTCCCGCGACTGAACGCGCTGAGCTACTGGCTGTATCTGTTCGGCGCCACGATGGCGACCGCCGGCTTCCTCACCCCCGGCGGCGCGGCCGATTTCGGCTGGACGGCCTATGTGCCGCTGAGCGTGGCCGAGCACGCGCCCACCGTCGGCGGGGATCTGTGGATCATGGGCGTGGCGGTGTCGGGGCTCGGCACCATCCTCGGCGGCGTCAACATGGTCACCACCGTGGTATGCCTGCGCTGCCCGGGCATGACCATGTTCCGGATGCCGATCTTCACCTGGAACATCCTGGTGACGAGCATCCTTGTGCTGCTGGCCTTTCCGATTCTGACGGCGGCGCTGATGGCGCTCCTGCTGGACCGGCACCTGGGCGCGCACATCTACGATCCGGCCAACGGCGGGGCGATCCTCTACCAGCACCTGTTCTGGTTCTTCGGCCATCCCGAGGTCTACATCGTGGCGCTGCCGTTCTTCGGGATCATCACGGAGATCATTCCGGTGTTCAGCCGCAAGCCCGTATTCGGTTACACCACATTGGTTTACGCGACGCTGTCCATCGCGGCGCTGTCGATGGCGGTGTGGGCGCACCACATGTTCGCCACGGGAGCGGTGCTGCTGCCGTTCTTCTCGCTGATGACCTTCCTGATCGCCGTGCCGACGGGGGTGAAGTTCTTCAACTGGATCGGCACCATGTGGAAGGGGCAGCTGACGTTCGAGACGCCGATGCTGTGGGCGCTCGGGTTCATCACCACCTTCCTGTTCGGCGGCCTGTCGGGGGTCATCCTGGCCAGCCCGCCGCTGGACTTCCACGTCTCCGACAGCTATTTCGTGGTCGCGCACTTCCACTACGTGCTGTTCGGCACGATCGTGTTCGCGACCTTCGGCGGCATCTACTTCTGGTTCCCGAAGATGACCGGGCGTTTCCTGGACGAGCGGCTGGGCCGAATCCACTTCTGGTCCACGTTCTTCGGTTTCCACCTGACCTTCCTGGTCCAGCACTGGCTGGGCGCGGAGGGGATGCCGCGCCGCTACGCCGACTACCTGCCGACCGACGGGTTCACGACGCTGAACGTGATCTCCACGGTCGGCTCGTTCGTGCTCGGGTTCTCGATGGTCACGTTCGCCTGGAACGTCTTCAAGAGCTACCGCTACGGCGAGGTGGTGACCGCGGACGATCCGTGGGGGCACGGCAATTCGCTGGAATGGGCCACCACCTGCCCGCCGCCGCGGCACAACTTCTTCGAACTGCCACGGATCCGCTCCGAGCGACCGGCCTTCGAGCTGCACTACCCGCACATGGTGGAGCGCATGCGGGCGGAGGCGAGTGCCGGCTGGGGTCGCCGCGAGGCCGCGCCGGTGAGCGAGGCCGCGGAGTCGACGCACTGA
- a CDS encoding short chain dehydrogenase: protein MRIIVIGATGTIGAAVAAQLERAHEVVRASRRGPIHVDLDDPASIDRLFVTVPDVDAVISCAASGKLTPLDSDDDFYRGIQGKLFGQVLLARTALRRLRDGGSITLTSGVFERAERGMAFGALANGGLEAFVGAAAVEMPRGIRVNAVSPGWVAETLESTGRDGADGTPVEDVARAYVEAVQGFRQGQILRPSRAGVLVV, encoded by the coding sequence ATGCGGATCATCGTGATCGGTGCGACGGGAACGATCGGGGCGGCAGTCGCGGCGCAATTGGAACGCGCCCACGAGGTCGTCCGGGCATCCCGCCGCGGCCCGATACATGTCGACCTCGACGACCCGGCCTCGATCGACCGGCTTTTCGTGACCGTGCCCGACGTGGACGCGGTAATCTCCTGCGCCGCAAGCGGAAAACTCACGCCACTGGATTCCGACGACGACTTCTACCGCGGCATCCAGGGCAAGCTGTTCGGGCAGGTGCTGTTGGCGCGGACCGCCCTGCGGCGGCTGCGCGACGGCGGCTCGATCACCCTGACCTCGGGCGTCTTCGAGCGCGCGGAGCGCGGCATGGCGTTCGGCGCGCTGGCGAACGGCGGCCTGGAGGCCTTCGTCGGGGCCGCCGCGGTGGAGATGCCCCGCGGCATCCGGGTCAACGCCGTCAGCCCCGGCTGGGTGGCCGAGACGCTGGAATCGACGGGCCGCGACGGTGCAGACGGCACCCCGGTCGAGGATGTCGCCCGCGCGTATGTCGAGGCCGTGCAGGGCTTCCGGCAGGGACAGATACTGCGACCGAGCCGGGCCGGGGTGCTGGTGGTCTGA
- a CDS encoding Ada metal-binding domain-containing protein, with product MTYTLLGADGKPYRSAVPGALGGHRRLRIYGRLDCPAALRALSRGPYAAHRVFFADERTAVAAGYRPCAVCLRAEYLAWKSARG from the coding sequence TTGACGTACACGCTGCTCGGCGCGGACGGAAAGCCTTATCGCAGTGCGGTTCCCGGCGCGCTGGGCGGGCATCGGCGGTTGCGGATCTACGGGCGGCTCGATTGCCCGGCCGCGCTGCGGGCCTTGTCGCGTGGGCCGTATGCGGCCCATCGGGTCTTCTTCGCCGACGAGCGGACCGCCGTCGCCGCCGGATACCGGCCGTGTGCGGTGTGCCTGCGGGCGGAGTATCTCGCGTGGAAGAGCGCGCGAGGATGA
- a CDS encoding MarR family winged helix-turn-helix transcriptional regulator, producing MVVAARDRGATAAELDVADQLGAQLVRLVRAIGRTKSQLTKHGPDGLERLAYAVLYCLVQDGPQRTGKVAELLHAETSTISRQVRYLVSHGLVERRADPVDGRACVLAATEEGERVFEENRSIRNHRIAQMLADWPEDERAVLTRLVERLVTSIEKTTATADSNRA from the coding sequence ATGGTCGTTGCTGCCCGTGATCGTGGCGCTACGGCAGCCGAACTCGACGTCGCCGACCAGCTCGGCGCCCAGCTGGTCCGGCTCGTGCGGGCGATCGGTAGGACAAAATCACAGCTGACCAAGCACGGCCCCGACGGGCTGGAGCGGTTGGCCTACGCCGTGCTGTACTGCTTGGTCCAGGACGGGCCGCAGCGGACCGGCAAGGTCGCCGAACTGCTGCATGCCGAGACCTCGACCATCAGCAGGCAGGTCCGGTACCTGGTGTCGCACGGACTGGTGGAACGCCGAGCCGATCCGGTCGACGGCCGGGCCTGTGTGCTGGCGGCCACCGAGGAGGGGGAGCGGGTGTTCGAGGAGAACCGGAGCATCCGCAACCACCGGATCGCCCAGATGCTGGCCGACTGGCCCGAGGACGAGCGGGCGGTGCTGACCCGGCTCGTCGAGCGACTCGTCACCAGCATCGAGAAGACCACTGCTACAGCCGATTCGAATAGGGCCTGA
- a CDS encoding aminotransferase class V-fold PLP-dependent enzyme: MTVHTSVSDLLPADVLDAFAPTVTFLNTANYGLLPKTVAAAVAEVDTQRLHGTFRTASVDAVVRSCRAGFGELTGFAPEQVAVGAQVSPLVSLVATALPEGASVVVPEGEFTSVLWPFLARPDLRVRTAPLADIAADVREGDDLVAASVVQSADGLVADTAAIVAAARKQGAQVLFDLSQAVGWYPVRDLGADWVVSVGFKWLLGPKGTAFLAGTDKALARLRPLAAGWYAGFDPWETCYDAPLRLASDARRFDLSPTWQAWVGQQHALDLVSAIGIDAIHRHDLALADRLRAGLGLPQGNSAIVSIEAPPETLRRLDEAGVVGSVRAGRLRLGCHLYNTEADIDRALEALRG, from the coding sequence ATGACCGTGCACACCTCGGTATCGGATCTGCTGCCCGCCGACGTCCTGGACGCCTTCGCACCGACAGTCACCTTCTTGAACACGGCCAACTACGGCCTGCTGCCGAAAACCGTTGCGGCGGCCGTGGCGGAGGTCGATACGCAACGCCTGCACGGGACGTTCCGCACCGCATCGGTCGATGCGGTCGTGCGGTCGTGCCGCGCCGGTTTCGGTGAGCTGACCGGATTCGCGCCCGAACAGGTCGCCGTCGGCGCACAGGTGTCGCCACTGGTATCGCTGGTGGCCACGGCGTTGCCGGAGGGTGCGTCGGTCGTGGTCCCGGAGGGCGAATTCACCTCCGTCCTATGGCCTTTCCTGGCCAGGCCCGATCTGCGGGTGCGCACGGCGCCACTGGCCGATATCGCCGCGGATGTACGCGAGGGCGACGACCTGGTGGCCGCCTCGGTGGTGCAGTCGGCCGACGGGCTGGTGGCCGATACCGCGGCGATCGTCGCGGCGGCCCGAAAGCAGGGTGCCCAAGTGCTTTTCGACCTCAGCCAGGCCGTCGGCTGGTATCCGGTGCGCGACCTCGGAGCCGACTGGGTGGTGAGCGTCGGCTTCAAATGGCTGCTCGGGCCGAAGGGGACGGCGTTTCTGGCCGGGACGGACAAGGCGCTCGCCCGGCTGCGACCCCTGGCCGCCGGTTGGTACGCCGGCTTCGATCCGTGGGAGACCTGCTACGACGCACCGCTGCGGCTGGCAAGCGACGCACGGCGTTTCGACCTCTCGCCGACCTGGCAGGCCTGGGTCGGACAGCAGCACGCCCTGGACCTGGTGTCCGCGATCGGAATCGACGCCATCCACCGGCACGACCTCGCACTGGCCGATCGGTTGCGCGCGGGACTGGGTCTGCCGCAAGGGAACTCGGCCATCGTCTCGATCGAGGCGCCACCGGAGACGCTGCGGAGGCTGGACGAGGCCGGCGTGGTGGGTTCGGTGCGCGCGGGACGCCTGCGGCTGGGCTGCCACCTCTACAACACCGAGGCCGATATCGACCGCGCCCTCGAGGCATTGCGTGGTTAG
- a CDS encoding AraC family transcriptional regulator, with protein MSVIRSAGLRGFRATVAELGGDAEEFAVAAGLPVAALDTDDLLVPDEAMAMVLEIAAHRLRCPDLGLRIATRQDLGMLGPLALAIRSSPTLADALDCTSRYLFVHAESLSLAREPDPYGDRGVTALHYGVGPGLPTPVQGTDLGLGFLHRALYRLVDGPYGLRTVELPYRPPAARAVYEEFFGAPVRFERPAAVLRVPSSLTTRAVAGGDETLRRLALAFLAEQSAGAGASVEPKVRAAVRQLLGTATPEISTVARLLTMHPRTLQRRLAAEGTSFAAVLDDVRRTEARRYLTATDLPMTQIARLLGLSEQSALTRATRRWFHATPSTLRRTHQAAQGNSW; from the coding sequence ATGTCGGTCATACGGTCGGCGGGCCTGCGGGGCTTCCGCGCCACGGTAGCCGAGCTGGGCGGCGACGCGGAGGAGTTCGCGGTCGCGGCCGGGCTGCCCGTCGCCGCGCTGGACACCGACGATCTGCTGGTGCCCGACGAGGCCATGGCGATGGTGCTGGAGATCGCGGCCCACCGGCTGCGCTGCCCGGACCTCGGGCTGCGGATCGCCACGCGGCAGGATCTCGGCATGCTCGGCCCGCTGGCGCTGGCCATCCGCAGCTCCCCCACCCTGGCCGACGCGCTCGACTGCACGTCGCGCTACCTGTTCGTGCACGCCGAGTCGCTGAGCCTGGCTCGGGAGCCCGACCCGTACGGCGACCGTGGCGTCACGGCGCTGCACTACGGCGTGGGTCCGGGGCTGCCGACCCCGGTCCAGGGCACCGATCTCGGACTGGGGTTTCTGCACCGGGCGTTGTACCGGCTGGTGGACGGGCCGTACGGCCTGCGCACCGTCGAACTGCCCTACCGGCCCCCCGCGGCCCGCGCGGTGTACGAGGAATTCTTCGGCGCCCCGGTGCGTTTCGAGCGCCCGGCCGCGGTCCTGCGGGTGCCGAGCAGCCTCACCACCCGGGCGGTGGCCGGCGGCGACGAGACGCTGCGCCGGCTGGCGCTGGCATTCCTGGCCGAGCAGTCCGCCGGCGCGGGCGCGAGCGTCGAGCCGAAGGTGCGCGCCGCGGTACGCCAGTTGCTGGGCACCGCCACACCCGAAATATCCACTGTTGCAAGGCTTCTCACGATGCATCCGCGCACGCTGCAACGCCGCCTCGCGGCCGAGGGCACGTCGTTCGCCGCCGTCCTCGACGACGTCCGGCGCACCGAGGCCCGGCGCTACCTCACCGCCACCGATCTCCCCATGACCCAGATCGCCCGCCTGCTGGGACTTTCCGAGCAGTCCGCACTCACGCGAGCCACCCGCCGCTGGTTCCACGCCACCCCCTCCACCCTTCGCCGGACTCATCAAGCGGCGCAGGGGAATTCGTGGTGA
- a CDS encoding ACT domain-containing protein, protein MTKSQRLHIVPSRFAVEHLPAATFPEDDEWIALVRAPEGLTLVREAPPWEQGDVWVGFYAGTGGPGLDDSQALAALVNPLADASIPVFAASTYHADLVLVPERRQEEAAAALREAGHDITE, encoded by the coding sequence ATGACCAAGTCCCAGCGTCTGCACATCGTCCCGTCCCGGTTCGCGGTGGAGCATCTGCCCGCCGCGACATTTCCCGAGGACGACGAGTGGATCGCGCTGGTGCGCGCGCCCGAGGGGCTGACCCTGGTGCGCGAGGCGCCGCCGTGGGAGCAGGGCGACGTGTGGGTGGGTTTCTACGCGGGAACCGGCGGGCCCGGGCTCGACGATTCGCAGGCGCTGGCCGCGCTCGTGAATCCCCTGGCGGACGCCTCGATTCCGGTCTTCGCGGCCTCCACTTACCACGCCGACCTCGTGCTGGTGCCGGAGCGGCGGCAGGAGGAGGCCGCCGCCGCACTGCGGGAGGCCGGGCACGACATCACGGAGTAG
- a CDS encoding CGNR zinc finger domain-containing protein, whose protein sequence is MQFNPYGGAAAELAARLVNADSAADLVRLLDQFGYRPITTLSARQTADLRRWIRRLDEVFADPTVDRINALLAETTSRPYISTHDGRPPHLHYAWEGDPMDERVKAYTAAGLATLFCEDAGRIGRCARDGCRTVFVDTSRNGRRRFCSTRCSTRVHVAEHRRRAA, encoded by the coding sequence GTGCAGTTCAACCCTTACGGCGGCGCCGCCGCCGAACTGGCCGCCCGGCTCGTCAACGCCGATTCGGCGGCCGATCTGGTCCGCCTGCTCGACCAGTTCGGCTACCGCCCGATCACCACGCTGAGCGCCCGCCAGACCGCCGATCTGCGCCGCTGGATCCGCCGCCTGGACGAGGTGTTCGCCGATCCGACGGTCGACCGGATCAATGCGCTGCTGGCCGAAACCACCAGTCGCCCATACATTTCCACGCACGACGGCCGCCCGCCGCACCTGCACTACGCGTGGGAGGGCGATCCGATGGACGAGCGCGTGAAGGCATACACCGCCGCCGGTCTCGCCACGCTGTTCTGCGAGGACGCCGGCCGCATCGGCCGCTGCGCCCGCGACGGCTGCCGCACCGTCTTCGTCGACACCTCCCGCAACGGCCGGCGGCGGTTCTGCTCCACCAGGTGCTCCACCCGCGTGCACGTCGCCGAACACCGTCGCCGCGCCGCCTGA
- a CDS encoding methylated-DNA--[protein]-cysteine S-methyltransferase, giving the protein MTVYTTIDSPLGELVLAGEPAGDGVLLTGLSMNGGKGVAVQDEWISDPAPFAAVIAQLRDYFDGERTGFDIEFAGGGSDFQRRVWQALEQIPYGATATYGEIAARIGASRAAVRAVGTAIGANPLLIVRPCHRVLGADGSLTGYAGGVWRKQQLLELERARRAA; this is encoded by the coding sequence ATGACCGTGTATACGACGATCGACAGCCCACTCGGCGAGCTGGTGCTGGCCGGCGAGCCGGCGGGGGACGGCGTACTGCTCACCGGGCTGTCCATGAACGGCGGAAAAGGCGTTGCGGTGCAGGACGAGTGGATCTCGGACCCGGCGCCGTTCGCCGCGGTGATCGCGCAGCTGCGCGACTACTTCGACGGCGAGCGCACCGGCTTCGATATCGAATTCGCCGGTGGCGGCAGCGATTTTCAGCGCCGGGTGTGGCAGGCGCTGGAGCAGATCCCCTACGGCGCCACCGCGACCTACGGCGAGATCGCTGCCCGGATCGGGGCGTCGCGGGCGGCGGTGCGCGCGGTGGGCACGGCGATCGGGGCGAATCCGCTGCTGATCGTGCGGCCGTGCCATCGCGTCCTCGGCGCCGACGGCTCGCTCACCGGCTATGCCGGGGGCGTGTGGCGTAAGCAACAGTTGCTGGAACTGGAACGGGCGCGCCGGGCGGCATGA
- a CDS encoding NAD(P)/FAD-dependent oxidoreductase, which translates to MTVAGEHLDVVIVGAGLSGIGAAYRLQTEHPGRSYALLEAREALGGTWDLFRYPGVRSDSDMFTLGYPFKPWRDAKSIADGPSILRYITETAEQYGIDERIRYGTKVIGADWSSEEARWTLTIQQGGETRTLTCGFLYCCAGYYDYDQGHAPEFPGLESFSGQLVYPQFWPEDLDHAGKRVVVIGSGATAVTLVPSMAEQAGHVTMLQRSPSWISAVPGRDKYADRIRDLLPPKPAHRLIRAKNILFSVGFYQYCRRRPEKARKLLTGLSTRILKDERLVAEHFTPTYEPWDQRLCAAPDADFFRAVKKGTAEVVTDTIETFVPEGIRLRSGRVLEADVVVSATGLKLLVFGGMSLTVDGRSVDMTDQFVWQGTMLTGVPNFAVCIGYTNASWTLRADLSSRLVCKVLAHLDRRGYRAVVPEPQGALTERPLLDLASGYIQRSVGEFPRQGDRHPWRVRQNYLLDAATTMRTNLDKTLKPVHPTRELERV; encoded by the coding sequence ATGACTGTGGCTGGAGAACATCTCGATGTCGTCATCGTGGGCGCGGGCCTGTCGGGCATCGGCGCCGCCTACCGGCTGCAGACCGAACACCCCGGCCGCAGCTACGCACTCCTCGAGGCGCGCGAGGCGCTGGGCGGAACGTGGGACCTGTTCCGCTACCCCGGGGTCCGCTCGGACTCCGACATGTTCACCCTGGGTTATCCGTTCAAGCCCTGGCGCGATGCCAAGTCGATCGCCGACGGTCCGTCGATCCTGCGCTACATCACCGAGACCGCGGAGCAGTACGGCATCGATGAGCGAATCCGGTACGGCACCAAGGTGATCGGAGCCGACTGGTCGAGCGAGGAGGCCCGCTGGACGCTCACCATCCAGCAGGGCGGCGAAACGCGCACCCTGACATGTGGATTCCTGTACTGCTGCGCCGGCTACTACGACTACGACCAGGGTCACGCCCCGGAATTCCCGGGCCTCGAATCGTTTTCGGGACAGCTGGTGTACCCGCAGTTCTGGCCGGAGGATCTCGACCACGCCGGTAAGCGGGTGGTCGTGATCGGCAGCGGAGCGACGGCCGTGACGCTGGTGCCGTCCATGGCGGAGCAGGCCGGGCACGTCACCATGTTGCAGCGCTCGCCGAGCTGGATCTCCGCGGTGCCGGGCCGGGACAAGTACGCCGACCGGATCCGCGACCTGCTTCCGCCGAAACCGGCGCATCGGCTCATCCGCGCCAAGAACATCCTGTTCAGCGTGGGTTTCTACCAGTACTGCCGGCGGCGGCCGGAGAAGGCGCGCAAGCTGCTCACCGGTCTGTCCACTCGCATTCTGAAGGACGAGCGGCTCGTCGCCGAGCACTTCACGCCCACCTACGAGCCGTGGGATCAGCGGTTGTGCGCCGCGCCCGACGCCGACTTCTTCCGGGCCGTGAAGAAGGGGACGGCCGAGGTCGTCACCGACACCATCGAAACCTTTGTGCCCGAAGGGATCCGGCTGCGGTCCGGGCGGGTGCTGGAGGCCGATGTGGTGGTGTCGGCGACGGGGCTGAAGCTGCTGGTCTTCGGCGGAATGTCGCTGACCGTGGACGGCCGGTCGGTGGATATGACCGATCAGTTCGTCTGGCAGGGCACCATGCTCACCGGCGTCCCGAACTTCGCCGTCTGCATCGGCTACACCAACGCCTCCTGGACGCTGCGCGCCGACCTCAGCTCGCGGCTGGTCTGCAAGGTGTTGGCGCATCTGGACCGGCGCGGCTACCGGGCCGTCGTCCCCGAACCGCAGGGCGCCCTCACCGAGCGCCCGCTGCTGGACCTCGCCTCGGGCTACATCCAGCGGTCGGTCGGCGAGTTCCCCCGCCAGGGCGACCGGCATCCGTGGCGGGTGCGACAGAACTACCTGCTCGACGCCGCCACGACCATGCGAACCAACCTGGACAAGACGCTGAAGCCGGTACATCCGACGCGCGAACTCGAGCGCGTCTGA
- a CDS encoding nuclear transport factor 2 family protein produces the protein MDTHALEEIRALKYRYLRSLDLKQWDEFAGTLTEDATGDYGSPSGGGPLRFTGSAEIVGYMRSALNGNIITVHVCSHPDIEVDGETATGSWCLEDTVIVPDFDVMIRGAAYYRDRYRKDDGRWRIAHTGYERLYEATMPLSGVTLTANRWAPAAP, from the coding sequence ATGGACACGCACGCGCTGGAGGAGATACGGGCGCTGAAGTACCGCTACCTGCGGTCGCTGGACCTGAAGCAGTGGGACGAGTTCGCCGGCACGCTGACCGAGGACGCCACCGGGGACTACGGATCGCCGTCCGGCGGCGGCCCGCTGCGGTTCACCGGCAGCGCCGAGATCGTCGGCTACATGCGTTCGGCGCTGAACGGCAACATCATCACCGTGCACGTGTGCAGCCACCCCGACATCGAGGTGGACGGCGAAACGGCCACCGGCAGCTGGTGTCTCGAGGACACGGTGATCGTGCCGGACTTCGACGTGATGATCCGCGGCGCCGCCTACTACCGCGACCGCTACCGCAAGGACGACGGCCGGTGGCGCATCGCCCACACCGGATACGAGCGCCTGTACGAGGCCACGATGCCGCTGTCGGGTGTCACGCTCACCGCCAACCGCTGGGCGCCCGCCGCCCCTTGA
- a CDS encoding 2OG-Fe(II) oxygenase, producing MPAKPADRVAQQEWAVLADELDQHGHALTGPLLTAAECGSIAALYDREERFRSTVDMARHRFGSGEYRYFTHDLPDIVRELRAAFYPELLPIARDWAGRLGRPGSWPQRLDDWIAQCHQAGQSRSAQILLRYGPGDWNALHRDLFGDMVFPLQVVIGLDVPGADYTGGEFLLVEQRPRAQSRGAAATLPQGHGLIFTTRERPVRGARGWSAAPMRHGVSVVRSGQRHTLGLVFHDA from the coding sequence ATGCCGGCGAAGCCGGCCGACCGCGTAGCCCAACAGGAGTGGGCCGTGCTGGCCGACGAACTCGACCAGCACGGCCACGCGCTGACCGGTCCGCTGCTGACCGCCGCCGAATGCGGGTCGATCGCCGCGCTGTACGACCGCGAGGAGCGGTTCCGCAGCACCGTCGATATGGCGCGGCACCGCTTCGGTTCCGGTGAGTACCGCTACTTCACCCACGACCTGCCGGATATCGTGCGCGAGCTGCGGGCGGCGTTCTATCCGGAACTGCTTCCCATCGCGCGGGATTGGGCCGGGCGGCTCGGTCGCCCCGGATCGTGGCCGCAGCGGCTGGACGACTGGATTGCCCAGTGCCATCAGGCCGGACAGTCCCGGTCGGCGCAGATCCTGTTGCGCTACGGCCCCGGCGACTGGAATGCATTACACCGTGACCTGTTCGGCGACATGGTCTTTCCGCTACAGGTCGTCATCGGTCTGGACGTGCCGGGCGCTGACTACACGGGCGGCGAATTCCTCCTGGTCGAGCAGCGCCCCCGCGCCCAGTCCCGCGGTGCGGCGGCCACCCTGCCCCAGGGCCACGGCCTGATCTTCACCACTCGCGAACGCCCGGTGCGCGGCGCCCGGGGCTGGTCCGCCGCCCCGATGCGGCACGGCGTCAGCGTCGTCCGCTCCGGACAGCGCCACACCCTCGGCCTCGTCTTCCACGATGCCTAG